Proteins encoded together in one Neobacillus sp. FSL H8-0543 window:
- a CDS encoding YigZ family protein — protein MLSRYYTVKESGSHEITIQRSRFIAHISRAESESEAQEFIQVIKKKYWDATHNCSAYLIGENDQIQKANDDGEPSGTAGVPILEVLKKKNLKDTVVVITRYFGGIKLGAGGLIRAYGKATSEGILAVGIVERKLMRILHVTVDYTWLGKVENELRTSVYSIKDIHYLDTVKFEIYAEDEQKNSFHEWMTELTNGQAEIQEGERLYLEVDI, from the coding sequence ATGCTTTCTCGTTATTACACGGTTAAGGAATCTGGCAGCCATGAAATTACCATTCAAAGGTCACGGTTCATCGCACATATTTCAAGAGCAGAATCAGAAAGTGAAGCACAGGAATTTATCCAAGTCATAAAGAAGAAATATTGGGATGCTACCCATAATTGTTCTGCCTACCTCATTGGCGAGAACGACCAAATTCAAAAAGCCAATGATGACGGCGAGCCGAGCGGGACTGCCGGTGTTCCCATCCTTGAAGTTTTGAAAAAAAAGAACCTTAAAGACACAGTTGTAGTTATTACTCGTTATTTTGGCGGTATTAAATTGGGAGCTGGCGGGCTTATTCGCGCTTACGGTAAGGCGACATCAGAAGGAATCCTTGCTGTTGGAATAGTAGAGAGGAAACTAATGAGAATTCTTCATGTAACAGTAGATTATACTTGGCTTGGGAAAGTCGAAAATGAACTACGCACATCTGTTTATAGCATCAAGGATATACATTACCTTGATACAGTCAAATTTGAAATATATGCTGAAGATGAACAAAAAAATTCTTTTCATGAATGGATGACTGAACTAACTAATGGACAAGCGGAAATCCAAGAAGGAGAAAGACTCTACCTAGAAGTGGACATCTGA
- a CDS encoding DEAD/DEAH box helicase: protein MKNESVIPQNLKLVPIIPEPQLNHDFKFNRELQQLLTGKQLLLDDISFSIIEIQNHYENGYISYRKGIESSRNMPCCARCGNREPHWFAHFPCSRCDETCLYCRKCLMMGRISGCTPLIGWKGPAPSSDLPASILQWQGSLSGGQQQASNKVVEAIQQNGELLVWAVCGAGKTEVLFAGVEAALAARKRVCIATPRTDVVLELTPRLKAAFPEITVAHLYGGSEDRHLYAPLTIATTHQLLRFYQAFDTIILDEVDAFPYTVEESLQHAVIQARKHSSAMIYLTATPSEKWQRECRTGKRAFTTIPARFHRRPLPVPEYTWSGNWQKSLKKNKLPQKVIRWVTNRLQNQKQALLFFPHIALMEKALPILQHYDSAICAVHAEDPDRKAKVQKMRAKQIPLLLTTTILERGVTFPNIDVAVVGAEDDVFTESALVQIAGRAGRSKDYPKGIVTFFHYGKTNAMLKARKQILSMNHEGIKKGLLDQ from the coding sequence ATGAAAAATGAATCAGTAATTCCTCAGAACCTAAAGCTAGTACCGATCATTCCAGAGCCGCAGCTTAATCATGACTTCAAATTTAACCGCGAACTTCAACAACTTCTCACTGGTAAACAACTATTGCTTGATGATATCTCTTTCTCCATTATCGAAATTCAAAATCATTATGAAAATGGATATATTTCTTATCGAAAAGGGATTGAGTCTAGCAGAAATATGCCTTGTTGCGCCAGGTGCGGCAACAGAGAACCGCACTGGTTTGCACATTTCCCTTGCTCGAGATGTGATGAAACCTGCCTATATTGCCGCAAATGCCTAATGATGGGGAGAATAAGCGGGTGCACGCCGCTTATTGGCTGGAAAGGACCTGCGCCGTCCAGCGACCTTCCTGCAAGCATCCTACAATGGCAGGGGAGCTTATCGGGCGGTCAGCAGCAGGCCTCGAACAAAGTTGTTGAGGCAATCCAGCAGAATGGAGAACTCCTTGTCTGGGCGGTGTGTGGGGCGGGTAAGACAGAGGTCCTATTTGCAGGGGTTGAGGCGGCACTTGCTGCACGAAAAAGAGTTTGTATTGCAACACCCCGTACAGATGTGGTCCTTGAACTCACGCCCAGGCTAAAGGCAGCATTCCCTGAAATTACGGTTGCCCACCTTTACGGAGGAAGCGAGGACCGTCACCTCTATGCCCCATTGACGATTGCAACCACCCACCAGCTGCTCCGTTTTTACCAGGCCTTTGATACAATCATCCTCGATGAGGTAGATGCCTTCCCATATACTGTCGAGGAATCGCTGCAGCATGCCGTGATCCAGGCGCGAAAACACAGTTCTGCGATGATTTACCTGACTGCCACCCCCAGTGAGAAATGGCAAAGAGAATGTCGTACAGGCAAAAGGGCATTTACGACGATTCCAGCTCGTTTTCACCGCCGTCCACTGCCTGTCCCAGAATATACTTGGTCGGGTAATTGGCAAAAAAGTCTGAAGAAAAACAAACTCCCGCAAAAGGTCATTCGCTGGGTTACCAATCGTCTCCAAAATCAGAAGCAAGCCTTACTATTTTTCCCTCATATCGCTTTAATGGAAAAGGCACTTCCCATTCTTCAACACTATGATTCCGCGATATGTGCCGTTCATGCCGAGGATCCAGACCGGAAAGCGAAGGTTCAAAAAATGCGCGCAAAACAGATTCCGTTATTGCTGACAACGACGATTCTTGAACGCGGTGTTACTTTTCCGAACATTGATGTTGCCGTTGTCGGAGCCGAGGATGATGTCTTTACTGAAAGCGCCCTAGTACAAATTGCTGGCAGAGCAGGGCGTAGCAAGGATTATCCTAAGGGTATTGTGACTTTTTTTCATTATGGAAAAACCAATGCGATGTTAAAGGCAAGGAAACAAATTCTATCAATGAATCATGAAGGCATCAAAAAGGGACTGCTTGATCAATAA
- a CDS encoding DegV family protein: MKTAVVTDSTAYIPKELRDEFNIHMVPLNVIFGNEVYQEEVDISAAQFYQEVKEKELPTTSQPPIGQIVELFERLSKEYDAVISIHLSSGISGTFSGAVTASTMVEGIKVYPFDSEISCMPQGLYAIEAAKMALAGEEAEAIIARLAELKKTARAYFMVDDLSHLQRGGRLSSAQAFIGSLLQVKPLLHFENKVIVPFEKVRTRKKALKRIVDLLGEDAASGEPHQAAIIHANREEEALEWKAELEALYPNVEFSISYFGAVIGTHLGEGAMGMGWMKK; the protein is encoded by the coding sequence ATGAAAACGGCAGTTGTTACGGACAGTACGGCTTACATACCCAAAGAATTACGTGATGAATTTAATATACATATGGTCCCGCTAAATGTTATTTTTGGAAACGAGGTTTACCAGGAAGAAGTTGATATTAGTGCAGCCCAATTTTATCAAGAGGTGAAGGAAAAGGAACTGCCAACAACGTCACAACCGCCAATTGGTCAAATTGTTGAGCTGTTTGAGCGTCTTTCCAAAGAATATGATGCCGTCATCAGCATCCATCTTTCAAGCGGAATTAGCGGTACTTTTTCTGGTGCTGTCACGGCAAGTACAATGGTAGAAGGAATTAAGGTTTATCCTTTTGATTCCGAAATCAGCTGTATGCCGCAGGGGTTGTATGCCATCGAAGCAGCAAAAATGGCGCTAGCTGGCGAAGAAGCAGAAGCGATTATCGCTCGTCTTGCCGAATTGAAAAAGACAGCAAGAGCCTATTTTATGGTTGATGATTTATCACACCTGCAGCGTGGCGGCCGTCTATCCAGTGCCCAAGCCTTTATCGGCAGTCTGCTCCAAGTAAAGCCGCTCCTCCATTTCGAAAACAAAGTCATCGTCCCATTTGAGAAGGTCCGTACCCGTAAGAAGGCGCTGAAACGAATTGTCGACCTGCTTGGCGAAGATGCTGCAAGTGGTGAGCCGCATCAAGCTGCTATTATCCATGCAAACCGAGAAGAAGAAGCATTAGAATGGAAGGCTGAGCTTGAAGCATTATATCCCAACGTCGAATTTTCTATCAGTTACTTCGGAGCTGTCATCGGTACCCACCTTGGCGAAGGCGCAATGGGTATGGGCTGGATGAAAAAATAA
- a CDS encoding response regulator transcription factor gives MTTKIAIIDDHQLFREGVKRILEFEKGFEVVAEGDDGSDALGIVKAHNPDVVIMDINMPQMNGIEATRELAEKYPEIKIIILSIHDDENYVTHALQTGAKGYLLKEMDADALIDAVRVVADGGCYLHPKVTHNLVNEYRKLAAGHHGGGAFQMAELRRPLHLLTRRECEVLQMLADGKSNRGIGEALFISEKTVKNHVSNILQKMNVNDRTQAVVSAIKNGWVEVR, from the coding sequence ATGACGACTAAGATAGCAATTATTGATGACCACCAGTTGTTTAGAGAAGGGGTTAAACGAATTCTTGAATTTGAAAAAGGATTCGAAGTTGTTGCTGAAGGTGATGATGGTAGTGATGCCTTAGGAATTGTGAAGGCCCACAATCCGGATGTTGTAATTATGGATATTAATATGCCTCAAATGAATGGAATCGAGGCAACTCGTGAACTGGCGGAAAAATACCCGGAAATTAAAATCATTATTCTTTCCATCCATGATGATGAGAACTATGTAACCCATGCCCTCCAAACAGGAGCGAAGGGATATTTATTAAAAGAGATGGATGCTGATGCGCTTATTGATGCAGTCCGCGTGGTCGCTGATGGCGGATGCTATTTACATCCAAAGGTAACGCATAACTTAGTAAACGAATACCGTAAGTTAGCTGCTGGACATCATGGCGGCGGTGCCTTTCAAATGGCTGAGCTCCGTCGACCGCTTCACTTATTAACACGTCGCGAGTGTGAGGTGCTCCAAATGCTTGCAGATGGAAAAAGTAATCGCGGCATTGGGGAAGCTCTATTTATTAGTGAAAAAACAGTCAAGAACCATGTCAGTAACATTTTACAAAAGATGAATGTCAACGACCGTACACAAGCCGTCGTCTCAGCCATCAAAAATGGCTGGGTCGAGGTACGTTAA
- a CDS encoding LCP family protein, translated as MSINRQSYKRSKKKRKRLWLWIMTPILIVLISVSAYATYLYNKAETVMNDSYTPVERNTVKAADVDVENTSILFIGVDDSSKRNFSDSSRTDALLLATFNKNQKSVKLLSIPRDSYVHIPEKDIYTKINHAHAYGGVKLTLDTVEELLDIPVDYYVKMNFNAFIDVVNALDGIDVEVPYTFSEQNSKDQARAITLKEGLQTLDGEEALALARTRKMDSDIKRGERQQEIFKAVLSKAISVQSVGKYSNVIEAVGKNMTTDLSFNQMKSFISYLQAGSGINIESLSLAGGDSYIDRIYYYQLDEAALAQTQETLKNHLSDTSKTAKTIDINNSTSNN; from the coding sequence ATGTCTATTAATAGACAATCATATAAAAGGAGCAAGAAAAAGCGTAAAAGGCTTTGGCTCTGGATTATGACACCGATTCTTATCGTACTGATAAGTGTATCGGCCTACGCAACATATTTATACAATAAAGCTGAAACTGTAATGAATGATTCCTATACACCTGTTGAACGGAATACTGTAAAAGCGGCCGATGTTGATGTAGAAAATACCTCAATCTTATTCATTGGAGTAGATGACAGTAGTAAACGAAATTTTAGCGATAGTTCCCGTACAGATGCATTATTATTAGCAACGTTCAATAAGAATCAAAAATCAGTCAAATTATTGAGCATCCCTCGTGATTCTTACGTTCATATCCCTGAAAAGGATATCTATACGAAAATTAATCACGCCCATGCATATGGCGGAGTAAAGCTCACTCTAGATACTGTAGAGGAACTGCTAGATATCCCAGTTGATTATTATGTAAAAATGAATTTTAACGCCTTTATTGACGTTGTAAATGCTTTAGATGGAATTGATGTCGAAGTTCCATACACCTTCTCAGAACAAAACTCTAAGGACCAAGCACGCGCAATTACACTTAAAGAAGGTTTACAAACATTAGATGGTGAAGAAGCACTTGCTCTTGCACGTACTAGGAAAATGGATAGTGATATCAAAAGAGGTGAGCGTCAGCAAGAAATCTTTAAAGCTGTCCTTTCCAAAGCTATATCTGTTCAATCTGTAGGTAAATATTCAAATGTAATCGAAGCTGTTGGTAAAAACATGACCACCGATTTATCTTTTAATCAAATGAAATCTTTTATTAGTTATTTACAAGCAGGCAGCGGTATCAATATTGAATCCTTAAGTCTAGCTGGCGGCGATTCGTATATTGATAGAATCTATTATTATCAACTAGATGAGGCCGCACTGGCACAGACACAAGAAACGCTAAAAAATCATCTTTCAGATACATCTAAAACAGCTAAAACGATAGATATAAACAATTCTACAAGTAATAATTAG
- a CDS encoding sensor histidine kinase: protein MTNIQKINIKSIDEIREEMIDMVTSSKSDIFQISEQCRQDYEDMTTELVNMRQMMVRLIGEEKRLEQQVNQARLTLSELSVNFKAYSEAEVREAYEKAHQLQMDLSINWQFKKQLLEKRDDLERRLLGLNETMDRADQLISQISVVMNYLMSDLKWMGEELQNAKAKQDFGLKIIEAQEEERKRLSREIHDGPAQMLANVIVRSDLIDRVFRERGPDEALEEISSFKKMVRSALYEVRRIIYDLRPMALDDLGLVPTLRKYLQTIEDYHKQSQIEFINIGLDCRLPAKYEVALFRMIQESVQNGLKHANACEIKVRLEMTKSSINVLIKDNGVGFDIAQKKPESFGIIGMKERVDLLDGSMKIESKMGKGTSVVINVPLPQQLKDKNKSE, encoded by the coding sequence ATGACGAACATTCAGAAGATTAATATAAAATCAATTGATGAAATCCGTGAAGAAATGATTGACATGGTTACAAGCAGCAAAAGTGACATCTTTCAGATTAGCGAGCAATGTCGTCAAGACTATGAAGATATGACAACCGAATTAGTAAATATGAGACAAATGATGGTCAGGCTTATTGGAGAGGAAAAACGGCTTGAACAACAGGTGAATCAAGCGAGATTAACTTTATCAGAGTTAAGCGTAAATTTTAAAGCCTATTCAGAAGCAGAGGTTCGGGAAGCTTATGAAAAGGCACATCAGCTCCAAATGGATCTATCGATTAACTGGCAATTTAAAAAACAACTCCTGGAAAAACGAGATGACCTTGAGCGGAGGTTATTAGGGTTAAATGAAACGATGGATCGTGCAGACCAGCTTATCTCTCAAATTTCAGTGGTCATGAATTATTTAATGAGTGATTTAAAATGGATGGGTGAAGAACTGCAAAATGCTAAAGCAAAGCAAGACTTTGGTTTGAAAATTATTGAGGCACAAGAGGAAGAGCGAAAACGTTTATCGAGGGAAATTCATGATGGCCCAGCACAGATGCTTGCAAATGTTATTGTCCGTTCCGATTTAATTGACCGTGTCTTTCGAGAAAGAGGGCCAGATGAGGCTTTAGAGGAGATTAGTAGTTTCAAAAAAATGGTTCGTTCAGCCCTCTATGAGGTACGAAGAATTATTTATGATTTGCGACCAATGGCACTTGATGATTTAGGGCTTGTCCCTACCCTCAGAAAATATCTACAGACAATCGAAGATTATCATAAACAATCACAAATTGAGTTTATCAACATCGGGTTAGATTGCCGGCTTCCTGCCAAATATGAAGTCGCTTTATTCCGAATGATACAGGAATCTGTGCAAAATGGACTAAAGCATGCTAATGCTTGCGAAATAAAGGTCAGGTTAGAAATGACCAAGTCTAGCATAAATGTCCTAATTAAAGATAATGGTGTTGGTTTTGATATTGCACAGAAAAAGCCGGAATCCTTTGGGATCATTGGCATGAAAGAACGAGTGGATTTGCTTGATGGCAGCATGAAGATTGAATCGAAAATGGGTAAGGGGACGAGTGTTGTTATCAATGTTCCATTGCCGCAGCAATTAAAAGATAAAAACAAGAGTGAATAG
- a CDS encoding MraY family glycosyltransferase: protein MIFLTLIVCFFISILITPIVIKVAYKVGATDRPNKRKVHQTLMPRLGGLAIYISFLVGVLIFQPENQYSTSIMIGSGIIIITGIFDDLFELSAKIKLLAQVIAAFVVVLYGGLEITFINLPLGGLFEFGYLSIPLTILWIIGITNAINLIDGLDGLAAGVSSIALISISGMAIIMGNHYVVAIGSILLVSTLGFLYYNFHPAKIFMGDTGALFLGYMIAVLSLLGFKNVTFVSFIVPIIILGVPISDTVFAIVRRIINKQPISMPDKSHLHHCLLRLGYTHRQTVLLIYALATFFGMVAVIFSQAKLWGAMVLVAILLFLIEIIAERIGLFGKDFHPLLKLIKSIKLSTEKKG from the coding sequence ATGATATTTCTTACCTTGATAGTATGCTTTTTCATCTCTATTCTTATTACTCCTATTGTAATTAAAGTAGCCTATAAAGTTGGTGCAACAGATCGTCCCAATAAAAGAAAGGTACACCAAACGTTGATGCCGCGACTTGGAGGCTTAGCTATATATATAAGCTTTTTGGTAGGAGTTTTAATTTTTCAACCTGAAAACCAATATTCAACATCAATTATGATAGGTAGTGGCATTATTATTATAACGGGGATTTTTGATGATTTATTTGAGCTATCGGCGAAAATAAAGCTTCTGGCACAAGTAATCGCAGCATTTGTTGTTGTTCTATATGGAGGCTTAGAAATCACTTTTATTAATTTGCCACTAGGAGGCTTGTTTGAATTCGGGTATTTAAGTATTCCTCTTACCATCCTATGGATCATTGGGATTACCAATGCGATAAATTTAATTGATGGTCTGGATGGTTTAGCTGCTGGAGTATCTTCTATTGCATTAATATCGATTTCTGGTATGGCAATAATCATGGGCAATCATTATGTAGTTGCGATTGGTTCGATTCTCCTGGTAAGCACTCTTGGGTTTCTTTACTATAATTTCCATCCTGCAAAAATTTTCATGGGCGATACAGGTGCCTTGTTTTTAGGCTATATGATTGCAGTATTATCCCTTTTAGGCTTTAAGAACGTTACCTTTGTATCTTTTATTGTACCTATTATCATTCTAGGGGTGCCTATTTCTGATACTGTTTTCGCTATTGTTCGCAGGATTATTAATAAGCAGCCAATTTCTATGCCTGACAAGTCACATTTGCATCACTGTTTACTCCGATTGGGTTATACACATCGGCAAACGGTGCTACTAATTTATGCTTTGGCCACCTTTTTTGGGATGGTGGCTGTAATCTTTTCTCAAGCAAAGCTCTGGGGAGCAATGGTTTTAGTTGCTATACTCCTTTTCCTAATTGAAATAATAGCCGAGAGAATCGGATTGTTTGGAAAGGATTTCCACCCCCTGTTAAAACTAATAAAAAGTATTAAATTATCAACAGAGAAAAAAGGGTGA